The Candidatus Neomarinimicrobiota bacterium DNA window GGATCATCTCTTCCACAACGGGCATCCCCTCTTCCAGGATCAACAGAGTATTACACCGGGACCGGAGTTCATGAAGCATTTTTCCCGGCAGGGGATACTGACCGATTTTCACCACCGGATAAGGACATTCATTTTCGGAGAAATTCTCCATCAGGTAATTGTAAGCCAGGCCGCAGGCCACAATGCCCAGCGAGTGATCCGAACCATCGGCAAAATGATTGTATGTAGATTTTTCCGCCGCCTGCACCAGCCTATCCTGCTGTTCCAGCAGTTTACGGTATTTTTTCCGGGCAAACGCGGGAAGAAGCATAAACTGATTCGGATCCCCGGGTAAAGAGAGAGGATTCTCTTTCAGGATTTTTTGGCGCACGATCAGTGAACGTGAATGAGCCAGCCGGGTTGTCAGGCGGACCATCACCGGCAAGTGGAAGCGCTCGGACAGTTCAAATCCCGTCCGGGCCATATCGTAGGCTTCCTGCTGGTTTGAAGGCTCCAGTACCGGAATCATGGCGAACTTGCCGTAAAAACGGGAATCCTGTTCATTTTGAGAAGAATGCATGGAGGGATCATCGGCCACGGCAATCAGCAATCCGCCGTGTACACCGGTAATGGCCGAATTCATAAAGGGATCCGCCGCCACATTGAGTCCCACATGTTTCATGGTCACAATCGCCCGTTTTCCCGTATAAGACATTCCAAGAGCCGCTTCCATGGCCGTTTTCTCATTAGCGGACCAGTCCCGTTTGACACCTCTGTCAGCCGCATCACTCTCCCGCTGAATATATTCAATTATCTCCGTCGACGGTGTCCCGGGATACCCGAAAGCACCCGACAATCCCGCATCCAGCGCCCCTTGAGCAAAGGCTTCATCGCCAAGCAAAAGCAGTTTATCCATTCTTTATCCTTATCTTATTAATCAGAAATTCATTTCACGAATCATAGTGTTTTTAAAATACGAAAATTTGACTAAATGAACAAAACATGAATGATCCCATTCCCTTTTTCCCAACCTGCCCTATCCTTCTCAATAAGTAATTAATGATTTAAAATCGATCCCTGTTGCCGGCTACAATCATACAGACACAAAATTTTGCGTCTCTCATCCCTTGCGATTTATCTGTCCACTGCCGACTCAAGAAGTGACGCGTAACAAGTTGACCAATCCTGTCGACTGATGACTGACGACTGCCGACTGCCGACTGTCCACTTGTTTCCTTGACATTTCCCCAAATTCACCGGAAATTTCATGACTATGAAAATAATCACGTGGTATTATCCCGACAACCCGGCAGAGGCAGCCGGACTTTCTGAATCGGACAAGGTTTTTCTCCACAGCGGGGGGACCGGTCTGCTTATGAGTGACCTGAAAGGTGTTAAGGGTCTTGTGGATTTGAACAGACTCCCCCTGAAAGACATCACATCCGAAAAAAGCCTCATCACCTTCGGCAGTCTGTGTACCTATGCCGATGTGCTATCCTATCTTAAAAAACTGAACCCGGATCATCTCCTGGTTCATTCTTTGCACCATTCTGCCAGTACACCCCTCCGGAACCGGATTACCCTGGGCGGAACGCTGGCTATGGCACCGCCCTGGTCCGATCTGACAGGTCCCCTCATGGCCCTGGATGCCCGCCTGACACTGGAAGGAAAATCCGGCGGAGAATATTCCGTAGAGGATTACCTCACGCAAAAAAAACTCCGGAGCGGCACTGTGATCACATCCGTGAAAATCCCCCTGGATTGCGGCCTGTGTGCCCATTACCGGGAAGTCCGGACTCAGCGGGATATGCCCCTCTTCAATCTGACGATCGTTTTAAAAACAAATCAGGGAACAATCCGTGACGCCCGGCTCATTGCCGTGGGAACCCGGACAAAATTCACCCGGCTGAAGGAAATGGAAGCCTGGCTCAAAGGACAATCCTTAAAAACCGTGAATATCCCGGAAATTGAAAAACGGTGCAGACTTTCCTTTGGGAAAAAAGCGGGAACCGATCCCGAATATCTCTTTGTAAAGGCGTCTATTGAACTGGGTCGCATGGTCGCCCGGCTGGCAGGAGGCAAATCATGAAAGCAGAATTTACAGTAAACGGAAGTCTCCGGACCTTCACCTTTGAACCGGATGAGCGTTTGTTGATTACGCTTCGGAATCATGGATATACTGAAGTGAAAAACGGATGCCTGGAAGGAGTCTGCGGTGCCTGTGTCATCCTTCTGAACAATAAACCGGTAAATTCATGCCAGGTACTGACCGCTTCGGCAGCAGGTCAATCCATCACCACGGTCCGCGGCATCGGCACCTTGCACACACCCCATATCATCCAGGAAGCCTTTGTGGAAGCCGGGGCAGTCCAGTGCGGCTTCTGTACACCGGGAATGATCACCGCAACATACGCCCTCCTTCGGGAAAATCCTGATCCTTCTGAAGAGGAGATAAAAAATGCCCTGGACGGAAACCTGTGCCGCTGTACCGGCTATGTGAAAATTATCGAAGCGGTACAAATGGCAGCCAAAAGACTCCGGGAAACTCAAGACAACGGATAAGATCATGAAAAAATATACACGCGTCGGCAAGGCGGAGCTGAAGATCGATTCCCTTTCCCTGGCTACCGGAAATCATAAATTCACCGATGATTTCGTTGTAAAAGATTCCCTGTATCTTGCCCTTCTTTACTCTCCCCATGCCCATGCCGATATCCTGGATATTGACGACTCGGAAGCACGGAAATCTCCGGGTGTAGTGGGTGTTTTCCACTATAAAAATGTGAAGCCCATCCTTCATACAACTGCCGGACAGGGATTTCCGGAGCCCTCTCCCTACGACACGGTACTCTTTGACAAAAAGGTCCGCTTTGTGGGTGACAAAGTGGCTATGGTGGCTGCAAAAAGTCTGAATGAAGCAAAAGAAGCCCTGAAAAAAATCAGGGTGGACTATAAAATACTTGAACCCCTTTTTGATGCAGAAAAAGCCATGGAGCCGGATGCACCCAAACTCCACGGATCCGATCATCATGCTGCAATTCCCGCGGTCTATAATCCGGATAAAAACCTGGCGGCAGAAGTAGAAATCGGATTCGGAGATTTGAAAAAAGGTGCATCAGATGCAGATTTTACAGTAGATGAAACCTATTATGCCCATTACGCCTCTCACTGTGCCATTGAGCCCCATTCCGTAAAAACGTTTTTCGATGAGATGGGCCGCCTTGTCATCATTTCATCCACCCAGGTCCCCTTTCATGTCCGCCGGATTGTCTCGAAAGTCTGTGAATTTCCCCTCTCAAAAATCCGGGTCGTAAAACCCCGTATCGGCGGCGGATTCGGTGCCAAACAGGAGGTGATGCTGGAACAACTGGCCGCCTGGGTCACCATTCAATTGAAACAACCTGCAACACTCATCCTTTCCCGGGAGGAAGTCTTCCGCTCCTCACGAACCCGCCATCCGGTGCGAACCCGCCTGACAATGGGCGTAAAAAAAAACGGGGACATTACCTTCCTGGATATGAACACTCTCTTAAATTCCGGGGCTTACGGAACCCACGCCCTGACGGTTCTTTCCAATTGCGGAGCCAAGGTTTTGCCCCTGTTGAATAAAATTGAAAACCTCCATTTTCTGGGCCGGTCCGTCTATACAAATCTTCCCGTTGGCGGCGCTTACCGGGGATACGGTGCCACCCAGGGCTATTTTGCATTAAACCAGCATATTGATATCATTTCCCGGAAACTCCATGTGGATTTTATCGATTTTGTTAAAAAACACCATATCCGCGAAGGGGAAACATCCCAGGTTTTCAAAGCCATCGGTGAGGGAACGGAAGGGGTGACCCAGACGGTGAAATCCTGCAAGCTGGATGCCTGTCTGGACTGGGGGGCCAGGGCCATCGGCTGGAAGGAAAAACGGGGTAAACAGATTACCAATGGTGACAAGGTCCGGGGCATCGGTGCCGCTGTGGCCATGCAGGGCTCCGGCATTCCCCTCATCGATATGGGGGCCGCTTCCATGAAAATCAACGATGACGGTTCCTTTAACCTGGATGTGGGAGCCACCGATATCGGGACCGGCTCCGACACGATCCTGGCACAGATCGCCGGCGAAGTGCTGGGGGTGGGACCGGATAAAATCATCGTCCTCTCTTCCGATACAGACCGCACACCTTTTGATGTGGGGGCATACGCGTCTTCTACCACCTACATCTCCGGCGGTGCCGTAAAAAAATGTGCCGAAAAGATCCGTGAACAGATTTTTGATGTGGCTGTTGCCATGAAAGGCTGGGACAGAGAAGACCTTGTTCTGGCGGATGAATCCGTAAAAAACAAGAAGACAGGTGAAGCGGTCTCATTATCTGACATTGCCGTCTTTGCCCTCTATACGAAAGACCAGTTCCAGATTCAGGCCTCGGCTTCTCACACCGCTCCCGAGTCCCCGCCGCCATTTATCGCCCATTTTGTCGAACTGGATGTGGACCGGCGAACCGGAAAAGTGGATCTGCTGCGGGTGGCCACGGCCGTGGATTGCGGACAGGCCATTAACCCCGTTCTGGCGGAAGGGCAGGTAGAAGGCGCCGTGGTGAACGGACTCTCCTATGCCATGGCGGAAAAGTACGTTTTCACGTCAAAAGGAAATCTGATCAACGCCCATTTTAAGGATTACAAAATATTTACTGCGGCGGATCTGCCGGAAATGAAAACCCATATCGTGGAATCCCACGAAGAAACAGGTCCCTTCGGCGCCAAATCGGTGGCGGAAATCGGCATCAACGTGTCCATGCCCGCCATCGCCAATGCCATCTACGATGCCGTGGGCGTCCGCCTGTACCAGGCGCCTTTTACGCCGGATAAAGTCTACACAGCATTAAAGGAAGCAGGTAAACTTTGATTATAAAACACGGTTATATCGCCCTTCCAGGCGAAAAATCCTTTCTCCCGCTGGATATTGAGATCAAAAACGGTAAAATCGTCCGGACCGGTCCCAACCTTTCGGGAAGTGATATTTTTGATGCGGAAGGATTGCTGGTCTTTCCCGGCGCCATAGACCCCCATGTCCACTTTAATGATCCGGGATATACGGAACGGGAGGATTTTACCCATGGCAGCCGGACCGCTGCTTCCGGTGGTGTTACAACTGTGATTGATATGCCGTGTACATCTGTCCCGCCTGTTACCACACTGAAAAATTTCCACAAAAAACTGGATGCCGTAAGAAATAAAAGTGTTGTGGATTTTGCCTTTTTCGGCGGTGTTTCCGGACAGTGTTTTGAGAATGACCCTGACAAAAATATCTCTGAACTGGCCCCTCATGTGGTAGGTTTTAAAACCTATTTTATATCGGGGATGGAAACATTTCACCGGCTGACTTTTGAGCAATTTGCTTATGTTTTAAAGAGGACGGCTAAAGTAAAACGCCCTGTCCTTCTCCACGCAGAAGATTATGACACGGTAACCCGCTATGAAGCGGAAGAGCGGGGAAAGGGTTCGGACTGGCAGAATTTTTACACCTCCCGGCCGGAACAGGCAGAGCTGATCGCCATAAAAAATGCCGTGGATCTGGCTCAGGCTACCGGAGGATCTCTCCATATCGTCCACATCGGCACGGCGGAAGCAGCGGAATATCTGGCAGGAAAACCCTTCGTTACCGGTGAAACCTGTCCCCACTACCTGGAATTCTCCTGCGAGGATTTTGAGGAAATCGGCGGCGCACTGAAAACTACGCCCGTGGTCAAATCTCCGGGAAATGGGGAAAAGCTGTGGAAATATCTGATGACGGGCATCCTGGATTTTGTAGCGTCCGACCACGCCCCTGCCCCGGCGTCTCAGAAAAACACCGGCTCCGCCTGGACCGATTATTCCGGTATTCCCGGCACAGGCACACTTTTTCCGTATCTGTACTCTGAAGGACTGGTCCGGCGAAAAATGCCCTTAGACCGTTTTTTAAAGGTTACATCAGAAAATGCGGCCAAACGGTACGGACTCTTTGACCGGAAAGGATCCATTGAACCGGGAAAAGATGCGGACCTGATCCTCCTGGATCCGGACAAAACCACAAGCATCCGGGGGAAAGACTTTTATTCCAAAGGGAAAATTACACCTTTTGAAGGACTGACTTTCGAGGGAAAAATCATGAAAACCCTGCTTCGTGGACAAATCATCTACGACGCGGATAAAGGGATAACGGTCCCTCCCGGTACCGGACATTTTTTACAAAAAGGATAAGTGTTTATGACCTATATACTCGGTAATGCTGTGATTACAGACGGATTCTCCACCCTTATAGAAAACGGGGCTCTGGAAATTTCCGGCGGCAAAATCATCCGTATGGGAAAAACAGAGGAACTGAAAAAGGAAGGCGTCCGGTTTTACGATCTGAAGGGCCGGCTTGTACTGCCCGGACTTTTGAATCCTCACCATCATTTATATTCCGCCCTGGCAACGGGACTCGCTCCCGTCGGCCCCACAGAAAATTTTCAGCAGATCCTGGAAAATCTCTGGTGGCATCTGGATCAGTCCCTGGATAAGGAAACCAGCCTCTATTCCGCCCTGCACGGGCTGCTCCAGTCCATTAAATTCGGCGTAACCACCGTCTTCGATCACCATGCTTCCATGAATACCGTGAAAAAGAGTCTGAATTTTTTGGAAATAGCTTTTATTGAAACGAACCTGAAAGGACTTCTCTGTTATGAAATTTCCGACCGGATGGGAAAAGAGGCAGTAAAGGAGCACCTGGAGGAGAATATCCGCTTTTATGAGGAACATAAAGGGAATCCCCGGATTCAGGGCCTCCTTGGACTCCATGCCAATTTCACCCTGAGTGATGAGAGCATGACATATATAGCAGACAACAAACCACCGGACATGCCCATCCATATCCATTGCGGCGAAGATAAGTCGGATTTTGATTTCTGTATAAAACAAGGGACAGCCGGACCGGTAGACCGGCTGGTAAAATTCGGGCTTCTGGACCGGAACTCCCTTCTGGCCCATTGCATTCACCTGTCCGAAAAAGACTATGAATGGCTCGAAAAGACAAGTCCCGTAGTCATTTCCAATCCCGAGTCCAATGCCAATAACAATGTGGGGATGATGAATACGGACCGGATCAAGAACTATATTCTGGGCACAGACGGCATGACGGGAAATATCCTTGGCACCCTGCGATCCCATTTTCTGCTGCGGAACGGAAACATTGACGAACCGCTGAACATTCTTTTTCAACGACCGGCAGAACTGATTCAACGGTATTTCCCCAATGCCGGAACCCTGAAGGAAGGATTTGATGCCGATATCGCCGTCACGGATTATGTTCCCGTTACACCCATATCGCTGGATAATTTACTGTATCATTTGATTTTCGGTGTACAGGGACAGGAAATGTATATGACCATCGCCAACGGCACCATCCTCTGGGAGAAGGGGGAATTCAAAACCTTTGATGAAGAAAAAATCCGTCATGATGTCCGGAATGCCGTAAAAAAATTGTATAAGGTGTATCATGAGTGACCGTTTCGGGATTGTTCCTTTTCGGACCCTCACATCATATTTGCTCCGTTCTCTGGAACAGGGACGGGCATTCGGAATATACGATTCCCTCTTCTTTACACCGGCGGACAGCGATCCTTTTAAAACGGAAATCTTTGGTCAACCCCTGGATACACCCCTGGGCCCGGCGGCAGGCCCCCATACCCAGATGGCCCAGAATATTGTATCCGCCTGGCTCTGCGGTGCCCGGTACATCGAGTTGAAAACGGTCCAGACGCTGGATGAAATCACCGTCTCAAAACCCTGTATTGATCTTCAGGATGAAGGCTACAACTGCGAGTGGTCCCAGGAATTGAAAATCGAGGAATCTTTTACCGAATATCTGAAAGCCTGGATATTGATTCATCTGCTCCACCACAAATTCCGGTGGAAAGGTCCTGTTGGAACAGTCTTCAATATGAGCGTAGGCTACGACATGGCCGGCATTCTCAAAGAGAATATCCAGTGGTTTTTTCATAAAATGGCGGACTGTCGGGCGGAGAAAGAAGCCCTGTTGGATGAAATCCGGAATCTGTACCCGGCAGTGGATGAACTGAATATTCCGGACTGCATGTCAAACAACATTACCTTGTCCACCATGCACGGATGTCCACCTGATGAAATCGAAAAAATCGGGACATATCTGCTGGAGGAGAAAAAACTCCACACCTATATCAAACTCAATCCCACTCTTTTGGGCGCCGATAAAATCCGGGATATCCTGAGAAAACTTAATTACGAAACAAAGATCCCCGATGTGGCCTTTGAACATGATATCACCTGGGATGCGGCGAAAAAAGTCATCCGGTCCCTCCAGGACAAAGCGAAAAAAGGGGGGCTTCATTTCGGTGTCAAACTGACAAACACACTGGAAGTTTTGAATCACAAGGATGTATTCAGTGAAGATGCCATGTACATGAGCGGAAAGACCCTCCACCCCGTCAGTATAAATGTAGCCGGCATGGTTCGTCAGGAATTCCCCCGTCTGCCTGTCTCTTTTTGTGCCGGCGTGACCGTCCACAATATTCAGGATGTGCTGTCCTGCGGTTTTTCTCCGGTCACCGTCTGTTCGGATCTTTTAAAACCGGGAGGATACGGCCGTCTTTCACAGTATTTTGAAAAAATCAGGTCTCTGCCGGATCCATATTCAGCGGAAACCCGGCGTTTTCTCGAACAATACGCACAAAACGTCGTACAGAATCCTCTTTACCATGCCACATATCCCAACATCAAAACAGAACGGGAACTAAAACCATTCGATTGTATTGCCGCTCCCTGTGTGGGAACCTGTCCCGCCAACCAGAATATCCCCGAATATATGTACCGCACAGTCCGGGACGACCTTCCCAACGCCTTCCGGGTCATACTCGGAACCAATCCCTTTCCCTCTGTCACGGGGATGGTTTGTGATCACCTGTGCCAGACCAAATGCACCCGGATCAACTACGAAAACGCCCTGCTCATCCGGGATATCAAACGCTATGTAGCAGAAAACGCCCCGGCGGAAGAACTCATTCCTCCGTCACACAAAAACGGCAAACGGGTTTCAATCATCGGGGCCGGACCATCCGGACTGGCCTGCGCCTATTTTCTCATTCTTTCCGGATTCGATGTGGATGTGTATGAAACCAAAGCATTTCCCGGTGGCATGGCAGCCGATGCCATCCCAAAATTCCGTCTTTCGGAAAAAGCCCTGCAGGAGGATATCCGCCGCATCGAAAAACTGGGTGTGAGAATCCATACATCCCAAACC harbors:
- a CDS encoding FAD binding domain-containing protein; the encoded protein is MTMKIITWYYPDNPAEAAGLSESDKVFLHSGGTGLLMSDLKGVKGLVDLNRLPLKDITSEKSLITFGSLCTYADVLSYLKKLNPDHLLVHSLHHSASTPLRNRITLGGTLAMAPPWSDLTGPLMALDARLTLEGKSGGEYSVEDYLTQKKLRSGTVITSVKIPLDCGLCAHYREVRTQRDMPLFNLTIVLKTNQGTIRDARLIAVGTRTKFTRLKEMEAWLKGQSLKTVNIPEIEKRCRLSFGKKAGTDPEYLFVKASIELGRMVARLAGGKS
- the ygfK gene encoding putative selenate reductase subunit YgfK, translating into MSDRFGIVPFRTLTSYLLRSLEQGRAFGIYDSLFFTPADSDPFKTEIFGQPLDTPLGPAAGPHTQMAQNIVSAWLCGARYIELKTVQTLDEITVSKPCIDLQDEGYNCEWSQELKIEESFTEYLKAWILIHLLHHKFRWKGPVGTVFNMSVGYDMAGILKENIQWFFHKMADCRAEKEALLDEIRNLYPAVDELNIPDCMSNNITLSTMHGCPPDEIEKIGTYLLEEKKLHTYIKLNPTLLGADKIRDILRKLNYETKIPDVAFEHDITWDAAKKVIRSLQDKAKKGGLHFGVKLTNTLEVLNHKDVFSEDAMYMSGKTLHPVSINVAGMVRQEFPRLPVSFCAGVTVHNIQDVLSCGFSPVTVCSDLLKPGGYGRLSQYFEKIRSLPDPYSAETRRFLEQYAQNVVQNPLYHATYPNIKTERELKPFDCIAAPCVGTCPANQNIPEYMYRTVRDDLPNAFRVILGTNPFPSVTGMVCDHLCQTKCTRINYENALLIRDIKRYVAENAPAEELIPPSHKNGKRVSIIGAGPSGLACAYFLILSGFDVDVYETKAFPGGMAADAIPKFRLSEKALQEDIRRIEKLGVRIHTSQTIDRNRFKSIRKKSDFVYIAVGAQKSLKVPIPGDDVNDGLLDPLVFLSGARKGIKSLKGKKIIILGGGNTAMDAARTARRLSGNNGEVTIIYRRTRREMPADQDEITAALKEGIELIELAAPEKILSDKGHVTGLVCNRMKPGEKDASGRRRPVKIPGSTFTLTVDTIIPAFGQERVIDFIPEEVLELQDDKTREIGIPNVFIGGDAWRGASTIIKAIGDGRRTARVILDRCGQALETARLTIPRESRSHREHHQARARIVPGVHPEEIPLEKRDSQSLVELTLTHDKAVTEASRCLLCDEVCDICVTVCPNRANISYTVEPFELPLKKIIWDHKQIQIQDDSLYRIRQAYQVLNIEDFCNECGNCTTFCPTAGAPYKDKPKVALTEESFRALKEGFFLKDQTLRYKKEGEIFSLSETKNAWLYEGKNFSLILDQKSFEIRSIDISAPVRKEIRLHDAVTMSLIRKTLIHERIGYENS
- a CDS encoding indolepyruvate ferredoxin oxidoreductase, with product MDKLLLLGDEAFAQGALDAGLSGAFGYPGTPSTEIIEYIQRESDAADRGVKRDWSANEKTAMEAALGMSYTGKRAIVTMKHVGLNVAADPFMNSAITGVHGGLLIAVADDPSMHSSQNEQDSRFYGKFAMIPVLEPSNQQEAYDMARTGFELSERFHLPVMVRLTTRLAHSRSLIVRQKILKENPLSLPGDPNQFMLLPAFARKKYRKLLEQQDRLVQAAEKSTYNHFADGSDHSLGIVACGLAYNYLMENFSENECPYPVVKIGQYPLPGKMLHELRSRCNTLLILEEGMPVVEEMIRGVFGADGLSVKGRLDGTLPRDGELNPGLVRKALGLPLKESYKEPEFMVPRPPA
- a CDS encoding amidohydrolase family protein, with the protein product MTYILGNAVITDGFSTLIENGALEISGGKIIRMGKTEELKKEGVRFYDLKGRLVLPGLLNPHHHLYSALATGLAPVGPTENFQQILENLWWHLDQSLDKETSLYSALHGLLQSIKFGVTTVFDHHASMNTVKKSLNFLEIAFIETNLKGLLCYEISDRMGKEAVKEHLEENIRFYEEHKGNPRIQGLLGLHANFTLSDESMTYIADNKPPDMPIHIHCGEDKSDFDFCIKQGTAGPVDRLVKFGLLDRNSLLAHCIHLSEKDYEWLEKTSPVVISNPESNANNNVGMMNTDRIKNYILGTDGMTGNILGTLRSHFLLRNGNIDEPLNILFQRPAELIQRYFPNAGTLKEGFDADIAVTDYVPVTPISLDNLLYHLIFGVQGQEMYMTIANGTILWEKGEFKTFDEEKIRHDVRNAVKKLYKVYHE
- a CDS encoding (2Fe-2S)-binding protein, translating into MKAEFTVNGSLRTFTFEPDERLLITLRNHGYTEVKNGCLEGVCGACVILLNNKPVNSCQVLTASAAGQSITTVRGIGTLHTPHIIQEAFVEAGAVQCGFCTPGMITATYALLRENPDPSEEEIKNALDGNLCRCTGYVKIIEAVQMAAKRLRETQDNG
- the allB gene encoding allantoinase AllB; this translates as MIIKHGYIALPGEKSFLPLDIEIKNGKIVRTGPNLSGSDIFDAEGLLVFPGAIDPHVHFNDPGYTEREDFTHGSRTAASGGVTTVIDMPCTSVPPVTTLKNFHKKLDAVRNKSVVDFAFFGGVSGQCFENDPDKNISELAPHVVGFKTYFISGMETFHRLTFEQFAYVLKRTAKVKRPVLLHAEDYDTVTRYEAEERGKGSDWQNFYTSRPEQAELIAIKNAVDLAQATGGSLHIVHIGTAEAAEYLAGKPFVTGETCPHYLEFSCEDFEEIGGALKTTPVVKSPGNGEKLWKYLMTGILDFVASDHAPAPASQKNTGSAWTDYSGIPGTGTLFPYLYSEGLVRRKMPLDRFLKVTSENAAKRYGLFDRKGSIEPGKDADLILLDPDKTTSIRGKDFYSKGKITPFEGLTFEGKIMKTLLRGQIIYDADKGITVPPGTGHFLQKG
- a CDS encoding molybdopterin-dependent oxidoreductase: MKKYTRVGKAELKIDSLSLATGNHKFTDDFVVKDSLYLALLYSPHAHADILDIDDSEARKSPGVVGVFHYKNVKPILHTTAGQGFPEPSPYDTVLFDKKVRFVGDKVAMVAAKSLNEAKEALKKIRVDYKILEPLFDAEKAMEPDAPKLHGSDHHAAIPAVYNPDKNLAAEVEIGFGDLKKGASDADFTVDETYYAHYASHCAIEPHSVKTFFDEMGRLVIISSTQVPFHVRRIVSKVCEFPLSKIRVVKPRIGGGFGAKQEVMLEQLAAWVTIQLKQPATLILSREEVFRSSRTRHPVRTRLTMGVKKNGDITFLDMNTLLNSGAYGTHALTVLSNCGAKVLPLLNKIENLHFLGRSVYTNLPVGGAYRGYGATQGYFALNQHIDIISRKLHVDFIDFVKKHHIREGETSQVFKAIGEGTEGVTQTVKSCKLDACLDWGARAIGWKEKRGKQITNGDKVRGIGAAVAMQGSGIPLIDMGAASMKINDDGSFNLDVGATDIGTGSDTILAQIAGEVLGVGPDKIIVLSSDTDRTPFDVGAYASSTTYISGGAVKKCAEKIREQIFDVAVAMKGWDREDLVLADESVKNKKTGEAVSLSDIAVFALYTKDQFQIQASASHTAPESPPPFIAHFVELDVDRRTGKVDLLRVATAVDCGQAINPVLAEGQVEGAVVNGLSYAMAEKYVFTSKGNLINAHFKDYKIFTAADLPEMKTHIVESHEETGPFGAKSVAEIGINVSMPAIANAIYDAVGVRLYQAPFTPDKVYTALKEAGKL